ACATTGCATTGAGCAATGTGCATAAGCGCACTCCAAATCCATCGGGTTTGGCTGCAACGATATATTTTTCCATTAAAGCCCCTCCTTGTATTCTTTATTTGAATTTTATTCAATCAAATTACGACTAAAGTAACGACTCAAATCATCTGCAAAAAGTGTTACAATCAGGCTATTTTGCACTTCATTTGCAAGTTTTAAGCAAGCTTGCAAGCACGCACCAGAAGATATACCTGCTAAGATTCCCTCATTTTTGGCTAATATCCTCACTCCCTCATAGGCTTCTTCATCTGTTATTTTTTGCACACTATCAATGAGCGAAATATCCATTGTATCGGGGATAAAGTTATTGCCAATACCCTCAATATTTGCACAGCCCTCAATTCCCCCGCCGATAATGCTCCCCACAGGGTCGCATAGCACACTTTTTATGCGGGAATCTTGTTCCTTAAGATAACGAACTATACCACTGAAGCTTCCTCCACTCCCAGCACCACATACAAGATAATCAAGGAATGCAGCAGAACACTTTTCGCCATTTGAGCGCACTTGTGCCATATCATCATAAATCTCTTTGGCTGTGGTGAGATAATGAGCTTGTGGGTTATCAAGATTCTCAAATTGATTAAAGCTTAGTGCATAGGGCGTGTGAGATAACATCTCTTGCGCTTTTTCCATAGCACCTTGCATTCCTTTTTCTTTTGGTGTGTTAATGACTTCTGCGCCTAGAGCGCGCATTAGAATCTGCTTTTCAATAGAGAATTTATCGGGCACAATCAAAATGGCTTTGCACCCAAAATGTTGTGCTACAAAAGCAATACCAAGTCCTGTATTTCCAGCAGTAGCTTCAATAATAACAGAATCTTTATGTAAAAGCCCCTTTTCTTTAAGCTTTTGGCAAATATAAAGCGCTACTCTATCTTTTATGCCTCCTGCGGGATTATAAAATTCTAGCTTCGCAAAAATGCGATTATGATTTGGAATGCGTAAATGCGTAAGTTCTAAAAGCGGTGTATGCCCTATGAGTTCAAGACTTGAACGATAGAGCATACTATACCTTTGCTTTTTTGATAGCTTGATTCAAATCATCAAGTAAATCTTGTGCATATTCAATACCAACAGAGAGGCGGATAAGATGTTCGCTTATCCCCATACGCTCACGCACTTCTTTAGGGATTGAGGCGTGAGTCATAGATGCAGGGTGGCAAAGGAGAGATTCTACGCCCCCTAGACTTTCGGCTAGGACGATTATTTGCGTGGATTTAAAAAAGATTCTATAATCATAGTCTTTTTTGAGCTCAAAACTTAGCATACCGCCACCACTACGAGCTTGCGAGCTTTGCACTTCATAGCCCTCATCGCTTTCCAATCCCGGATAATATACCTTTTCTACTGCATTATGCGTTTTCAAAGCTTGTGCTAAAAACAGGGCATTTTCACAATGGCGCTGCATTCTTAAGCCTAGAGTTTTCATACCGCGAATAAGCAAAAAGCTATCAAAAGGTGCTAACACGCCGCCAATGCTATTTTGTAAAAAGCCAATTCGCTCTGCGAGTGCGGCATCATTAACAACTACAAGTCCTGCTATAAGGTCGCTATGCCCTCCAAGATATTTTGTTGCTGAATGCACTACGATGTCAATGCCAAGTTCTAATGGTTTTTGTAAATAAGGTGTCATAAAGGTATTATCTACAATGCTCAAAATTCCTTTTTTTTTCGCGAGTGTAGCAACTTGTTCCAAAGGTGTAACGCTAAGAAGTGGATTTGCTGGAGTTTCAATAAGCACAGCTTTGACTTCAGGCGTGATAGCGGATTCTAAGGCTTTTAAATCGCGTGTATCAACAATTTTATAACTGATATGAAAATGCGAGAAGACTTTATCTAAGATTCTAAAAGTGCCACCATAGACATTGTTTGAAATAATAATGCAATCTCCGCTTTGAAAAAGGCTTAAAATCGTGCCAATAGCTGCCATACCCGAGGCAAAAGCAAAGCCAAATTTTCCGCCCTCACATTCGGCAATAAGGCTTTCAATACCATCTCGCGTAGGATTCTTAGTGCGCGAATATTCATAACCTAAATGCTCTCCAAGTGCGCTTTGAGCATAGGTAGAGGTTTGATAGATAGGTAGATTAACCGCTCCTGTTCGCGGGTCTGTGGTCGCCCCTCCGTGTATGAGCAATGTATCAAGTGTGCTTTTCATTTTTCGCCCCCTTTATTTGCAAATGTATTTGACTTGAATTTTTGCTGTAATTTCTTGTTCTTTAGGTGAGGGTAGTTCCCAACTCACATCAGCTGAAGCACTCATATTGCTTACTTTAGCAAATTCACGCGGTGCAAGAGTATTATTCATAGCATCAGCACTTACAAGAGTGCATTTTTTATCTAAAATCTTAGAATATTCTTGTGCGCTCTCTTGTGCAAGTTTAAGAGCACCGCCAAAGGTTTTATCTTGAGCTTCTTGCCAAGCTTGGGGGGTAGCAATGATATTGACATTGGGTGCAAGGAAGCTAAGATATTTATTTTTATTGATTTTTTTGTCAATATCAGCGATAAAAGTATCATAATCTTTTTTTTGTTTGCTTGGCACATCACATTCAAGACTAAAACTAAGTGTATAACCAACGGTGTCGCGCGCTGCACCATCTTTGTATTGGATATTTGGGCGCAAATCGTGATTGCCTCCTTCGCAGAATCCTTTTTGCTTACTTAGCGCAATAATGTCATTGAGTGTATTGGCAATATCTTTTTTGGCTGTAGATTCTATTTCGCCGCCTTTGCGTAAGGTATCGCTTTCTGTAATGCGAATACTTGCTTTATAGGCATTGGGCATAATATTTTGTGAAAATGAGACATTTTTGTATAAACAAAGAGCATCTTTAGGGCATTCGTTGGTGTTAAATGCTTTTTTTTCATCGCTACACGCACTCATCATAAGGGCAAGTCCTATAATTCCTAATATTGAGGCGAAAGATAAAGCTTTCATAAATCACTCCTTCTATAAAATAAGTGTGGATTATAGCTATTTTGGGTAACTTGTTAGTAATCTAATTTACCATCTTGGGGCAAAATTAAATGAATATCTTTGGGGAGATAGCCTAAGATTCTATCAAGAAATATACTATTGCCTAGCATATCGCCAAGTAAGAGAACATTATTAATAGCAAGATTTGTTTTTGTATCGCGCACAAGGGTAGCAAGAAATTCACTCAAAGAATCAAGCACTCCATAAGCAAGAATCTCATCGTCCATATCTGCACATTTAAAGCTTATGCAGGAGCGGACAATGCGATTATAATCAAGCGAGATTGTATTATCTTTGCGCAAAAGTGTGTAATCAATACGCGGTCCTCTTTCGCGCACAAAGCGATAAGCACGATAAAAAAGTGCATTTTTATCAGCTGGAGTATCATAAGTAGAGCTAAAGCCAAGTATGAATGAGAGAATACCAAATATATCAGTAAGATTATGTGAAAGTTGTGGGGTAGTGGGCAAGGCAAAGATATGTTTTAAAAGCTGTGGAGAATGTGTCCCAAAGCTTTTAATGAGCTCATCTCCACTTTTGTAAGAATGGATAATATCTTGGAGTATGAGATGAGGATTGCATTCAAAGCTAATATCAAGAAGGATTTTTGATTTTTGTTCTTGAATCAAAAATGCACTTGGGTGAGTTGTGCTAAGATAGATGACAAGATAGGGTTGAGAGGGAGAATCTTCCAAGTGTGGCAAAGAATGTGGAGTATCTGTGGAGGATATATCTGCCTGTGTATGCGAGTAAAGATGAGTATTAATAAGTGATTCTAAAGTATATTGCTGTGTGATATGTGTATCAATGAGTATGCCATTATGTGAGATAGTGAAAGTCTGCGCGTTTAAGCCAAGAGAGTGGCAAAAATCAAATGGTGTTGGATAGGTGTGTTGTATATCATAAGAGAGAAAAAAATAACTAATGTCATCTTGTAAAAGTAATGCGCCAATAAGGGCTAGAGGCATATCATAAGGAAGTCCAATCAACGCTAAGCCACACTCATCAATAGGGAAGTGTTCTTGGAATACTTCTTTT
This DNA window, taken from Helicobacter sp. MIT 21-1697, encodes the following:
- a CDS encoding cysteine synthase family protein, with translation MLYRSSLELIGHTPLLELTHLRIPNHNRIFAKLEFYNPAGGIKDRVALYICQKLKEKGLLHKDSVIIEATAGNTGLGIAFVAQHFGCKAILIVPDKFSIEKQILMRALGAEVINTPKEKGMQGAMEKAQEMLSHTPYALSFNQFENLDNPQAHYLTTAKEIYDDMAQVRSNGEKCSAAFLDYLVCGAGSGGSFSGIVRYLKEQDSRIKSVLCDPVGSIIGGGIEGCANIEGIGNNFIPDTMDISLIDSVQKITDEEAYEGVRILAKNEGILAGISSGACLQACLKLANEVQNSLIVTLFADDLSRYFSRNLIE
- a CDS encoding trans-sulfuration enzyme family protein → MKSTLDTLLIHGGATTDPRTGAVNLPIYQTSTYAQSALGEHLGYEYSRTKNPTRDGIESLIAECEGGKFGFAFASGMAAIGTILSLFQSGDCIIISNNVYGGTFRILDKVFSHFHISYKIVDTRDLKALESAITPEVKAVLIETPANPLLSVTPLEQVATLAKKKGILSIVDNTFMTPYLQKPLELGIDIVVHSATKYLGGHSDLIAGLVVVNDAALAERIGFLQNSIGGVLAPFDSFLLIRGMKTLGLRMQRHCENALFLAQALKTHNAVEKVYYPGLESDEGYEVQSSQARSGGGMLSFELKKDYDYRIFFKSTQIIVLAESLGGVESLLCHPASMTHASIPKEVRERMGISEHLIRLSVGIEYAQDLLDDLNQAIKKAKV
- a CDS encoding SIMPL domain-containing protein (The SIMPL domain is named for its presence in mouse protein SIMPL (signalling molecule that associates with mouse pelle-like kinase). Bacterial member BP26, from Brucella, was shown to assemble into a channel-like structure, while YggE from E. coli has been associated with resistance to oxidative stress.); translation: MKALSFASILGIIGLALMMSACSDEKKAFNTNECPKDALCLYKNVSFSQNIMPNAYKASIRITESDTLRKGGEIESTAKKDIANTLNDIIALSKQKGFCEGGNHDLRPNIQYKDGAARDTVGYTLSFSLECDVPSKQKKDYDTFIADIDKKINKNKYLSFLAPNVNIIATPQAWQEAQDKTFGGALKLAQESAQEYSKILDKKCTLVSADAMNNTLAPREFAKVSNMSASADVSWELPSPKEQEITAKIQVKYICK